The genome window TTGATGATACCACCTCCTTTGCGAGAGGAGCCGACTAGTCCGACGTACCGCCCACAGGGCGAAAGCTTGAACCGCTCCATGGATTTCTGTTCTTCCTTACGATCTGCAGTGCCATTGACCTTCTCGACCTTGCCAGTATCGAGATCCCAGATGTGGAAGTATCGTCGACGACCAGAGGCAAAGATCTTGTTACCGGTAGGAGGAGCAAAAGCGGAGGTGTGGATAGGTGTACGGCGGATGTGAAGAGACGTGAGAAGGGGATTGGGAGCCTCCGCAGAGGGTGAGATGTGATGGATGAAAAGTGTTGCTGCAGGTCCGGACGACAGAAGCAATGGATAGTGAGGGTGGAACATGAGCGAGTCGATGGAAGACTGCAACAGAAACATTAATACCAAAACCATGAAATATTGCCGCTGGCGCAGAAACTTACTGGCTGATCCTTGCCAACATCCTTAAGTCTGTGAATATCTATCACCTCCTGTCGCAATTTCCTCTTGCCTCCTGCACCTGTGCTTTCACCAAGCGTGGTCAGATCAGTAGCACCTTGCAGCAGCTTCGCCAATGGTTGCGTGGATAGCCGCTCATTCTCATCGTCCGTATCCATGTCGCTGTCAAGCTCAGAGTCCGAATCGGTCCGTTTCTTGTTCAACTCCGGTTTAGCCCAGTCCGGTACAGGGTGCAGCTGCTCGAATTGCCGGCGAAGTCGCTTGATATACTCCTTGCCACTGATGACATCCTCCGCCTCGGTGACGCGCAACTTCCTCAATCTCTGATGACTGGCCAGCGAAATTGTCAGGCGCTCATCGTCGCTATCATGCCACACCGCGCGATGCGTCTCCTCCGCTTCTGTGTCTTCCTCGGAGTCGGACCCCGCCTTCGAAGTCTCTGAAAGCTCAGTAACAACCGGTGCAGTGCCAGaatcgaggaagaagagctgTAAGGAATTCTATTAGCGCACGCGCAACTCCACCTGGGGAAGGATGAACGAACATCCGCATCGGCAACATCTGACAAATCCCGATCATCAAAATCATCACACTCGTCCTCTTCACTGCCGTTCTCCTCATCGCTCTTCGCCATCAAAGCCATAAGATCGCGATCCTGGCTCTTCAATGCACCCACGAAACCCTCGTCATCACCGAAGAGCATTCTCTCCAGTTTCTTCTCCACCTCATCCTTCTCGCGTATCTTCTCGGTCTCAACGCCGTCAGCCTCCATTTCCACGTCGGAAGCGTCGCTCTCGTCAACAGGCTTGGAAGAAGCTCCATTCTCGAACGGAGAGCGCGAGTTTGCCGTCTTTTGGCGGGTCTTTTCCTTGACAGTGACGGTGGTTTTGGGCATCTTGCCGTCGGTAGAATGAGAGAAATCTCAGACGATGGTAGGAACCCTTTTAAATGATGTAGCTATAAACGTACCATATATAGAAAGCGGAATGTGAGACGATTGTCCAGATCGAATGAATTATCGTCTACGGGATGCCGAAAGACCTGACAATAATTTTCTTTTCGCTTCAACGGCAGAACAAGGCGGTGTCCTTAGCGGTGGGAGTTGATGCCTATGGCATCTTCTAATTCAAGCCGCAACATAACTAAGGTGATGGTCAACAGAGTTGAAACATTGAAAATGACTAGTTTATTCCAATGGGTCGTGGGATAATTATTCAAGAATAGCGTTTGTCGTGAAAAGAGGGTGACACGCTGATTCTGCATACTCTGCCCCATGCCTAATATATTACCGACGGCCTTGATGGCACGATGAGTTGATATCTTTGGAATGTGACTAAAGCATATGCATGTCATTTGGATCGCTAGAAACAAATTTGGAAGTGTATAAGGCCGCgaatcaaaaaaaaagagcacGACTGGCCGCCGCCATCGGCACAGAAGTACCCATATCAAGCACCAAACGCCGACTATAAGCATAAACAAGGTCGTCATGGTCTCTTGTTCTGAGGTGTAAGCTTTGTCGAAGATGACATTGCATCATATTCGCCATGactgctgctggagctggcaGACGTTGATGACGCCGGGGAGAAATACTCTCCATCAACTGCTGGATCGTACTCGACATGACGAAAACCGTTCGGCCCTGCAGGCGGTTCAAGAGTTTTGCCCAAATCCTTTCCTATAATACCTTCATCCGGCCCAAATGTATCAGCATCCTCAGCGCTAGACAGCAGTGCATTGTGCGGTGTCCGACCGTCATCCAACAAAGCATCTTCTacttcatcgtcttcctggAGCAGCTCGTGAGTTCGAGATAGCGGTCTTTTGATGAAAGTATCGATGATGTAGTACTGGATCGCGTTCATGATCACTGGGAAAAGCAGCatgacgaagatgatctGCAGAGCTGTGTTCCCTTCCGTCCAGCGCAGAGCCCAGTCACCTATCTTGACTATGAATGGCAGTAGttggatgagaaagaagacgcATATTTTCATTCCCAAAAGCCCGAAGAAGTATATCATAGCCTGCTTGAACCACCAGGCGGCCCGTGGTGGCGCGCCATAGTTTCCAGACTCTATTGATTCCGGGGGATTCGCAAGGGGAGTATATGCCGCTAGGCGGTTTAGAATgtggaggatgaagatgagaatgGGGATTCCGAGTGTAGTCTTGAACCGGAAGTCATTTGTCAGCTCCTACATCACAGTAAATTCCAAGAAAGTCCGTAAATGACTCACATCAATCCCCAAATTTAATAGATAGAAAGAGCATGGATTCGGTCTGTATTTGCTCGTGATTTCGAACTGGCCGGCTGAGAACATGGACATGAGTAGATTCGCAAGATGTAGCATTGCCGACCCAAAGACTTGTTTTGATACATCAAATGCCCACACCTTCACAGGCCGCTGGGGTCTCTCCCTCCAGCGTTTGTATACTAAGGACAACAGCGCCAGGGATCCGAGAGCCGCTTGGACGAGAATCGAAAAGGGACCCAACAGCCTGCATTCTCCATTATCTTCCCCATCAGGATCATGATGCGGACCGGCCATGGAAGAAGGTCTAGGTATTGAAGGTGTGGGTGATGATGTTGGGACGCTACTGCTCATTACTGCGATGGCTGtagccgccgccgccagtGAAGTCATAGACGGGAGAGACATTGCTCTTCTGTCTCCGCCTTTGACGTCCACAATctccaaaaa of Aspergillus fumigatus Af293 chromosome 2, whole genome shotgun sequence contains these proteins:
- a CDS encoding WD40 repeat domain-containing protein, with product MPKTTVTVKEKTRQKTANSRSPFENGASSKPVDESDASDVEMEADGVETEKIREKDEVEKKLERMLFGDDEGFVGALKSQDRDLMALMAKSDEENGSEEDECDDFDDRDLSDVADADLFFLDSGTAPVVTELSETSKAGSDSEEDTEAEETHRAVWHDSDDERLTISLASHQRLRKLRVTEAEDVISGKEYIKRLRRQFEQLHPVPDWAKPELNKKRTDSDSELDSDMDTDDENERLSTQPLAKLLQGATDLTTLGESTGAGGKRKLRQEVIDIHRLKDVGKDQPSSIDSLMFHPHYPLLLSSGPAATLFIHHISPSAEAPNPLLTSLHIRRTPIHTSAFAPPTGNKIFASGRRRYFHIWDLDTGKVEKVNGTADRKEEQKSMERFKLSPCGRYVGLVGSSRKGGGIINVLHSETAQWIAQVRVDGRGGVADFAWWSDGEGMTVASKNGEVSEWDGRLNRVVARWMDAGAVGTTTLSLGGRSGRTQLGGDRWVAIGSSSGVVNVYDRREWAAAYAAQPASSEVSPIPRNPEPVRALDQLTTPISHLVFAPDGQFLVMASRWKRDALRLVHLPSCTVYRNWPTSNTPLGRISSVAISPGSDQLAVANEQGRIRLWEIRG
- a CDS encoding STIMATE family protein, which translates into the protein MSLPSMTSLAAAATAIAVMSSSVPTSSPTPSIPRPSSMAGPHHDPDGEDNGECRLLGPFSILVQAALGSLALLSLVYKRWRERPQRPVKVWAFDVSKQVFGSAMLHLANLLMSMFSAGQFEITSKYRPNPCSFYLLNLGIDTTLGIPILIFILHILNRLAAYTPLANPPESIESGNYGAPPRAAWWFKQAMIYFFGLLGMKICVFFLIQLLPFIVKIGDWALRWTEGNTALQIIFVMLLFPVIMNAIQYYIIDTFIKRPLSRTHELLQEDDEVEDALLDDGRTPHNALLSSAEDADTFGPDEGIIGKDLGKTLEPPAGPNGFRHVEYDPAVDGEYFSPASSTSASSSSSHGEYDAMSSSTKLTPQNKRP